The Lycium ferocissimum isolate CSIRO_LF1 chromosome 1, AGI_CSIRO_Lferr_CH_V1, whole genome shotgun sequence genome includes a region encoding these proteins:
- the LOC132053807 gene encoding uncharacterized protein LOC132053807 isoform X1 has product MLKEAMNIIMVLVFLGITQFTNADETFEVRKHLSTVSRYADSKDISVNSFVSSEIPDQCTPIHLNLVARHGTRAPTKKKIRELEALAAHLEVLVRDAKEQKQSLEKIPVWLAGWRSPWEGKLTGGELISEGEDELYHLGIRVRERFRDLFSEEYHPDVYSIKTTQVPRASASSVAFGMGLFNERGKLGPGRHRAFAVTSESRASDIVLRFHDCCQSYKAFRKNQEPNVDKLKEPVLNEITRDLVRQYGLNFTRQDVSSLWFLCKQEASLLNITNQACSLFSPSEVSLLEWADDLELFILKGYGDSLNYRMGVPLLEDVIQSMEQAIKAKEEGYAPGTYEKARMRFAHAETLLPFSCLIGLFLEESEFELIQREKSLELPPKPPKNRNWRGSIVAPFAGNNMLILYSCQSDNSSKYFVQVLHNERPIALPGCNDSSFCPLEVFKERIAAPHLKHDYNMLCNIKEQAQNSASREKLYLASKLTKNAMSGLVALARCISTPMALRYGTSGPRSSSFSS; this is encoded by the exons ATGTTGAAGGAAGCTATGAATATCATCATGGTGCTAGTTTTCTTAGGGATTACGCAATTCACAAATGCTGATGAAACCTTTGAAGTTCGTAAACACCTTTCCACTGTATCCAG GTATGCTGATTCCAAGGACATATCGGTGAATTCTTTCGTATCTTCCGAAATTCCAGATCAATGTACACCCATTCATTTGAATCTAGTG GCAAGGCATGGCACTCGTGCACCAAcgaagaagaaaataagagaattaGAAGCTTTGGCTGCTCATTTGGAAGTCCTTGTACGTGATGCAAAAGAACAGAAGCAGTCTTTGGAGAAAATTCCCGTTTGGTTAGCTGGATGGAGGTCTCCTTGGGAAGGAAAACTTACAGGTGGAGAGTTGATCAGTGAAGGAGAAGATGAATTATATCATCTCGGAATCAGAGTCAGAGAAAGATTTCGAGACCTTTTCAGTGAGGAATACCACCCAGATGTATATTCAATCAAGACTACCCAG GTTCCTCGGGCATCAGCTAGCTCAGTGGCATTTGGGATGGGTCTATTTAATGAAAGAGGGAAGCTTGGACCAGGAAGACATCGAGCTTTTGCTGTTACCAGTGAAAGCCGTGCAAGTGACATAGTTTTGAGATTTCATGATTGTTGTCAAAGCTACAAG GCTTTCAGAAAAAATCAGGAGCCAAATGTGGACAAGCTCAAAGAACCAGTATTGAATGAAATTACTCGTGATTTAGTCAGGCAATATGGGCTTAATTTTACAAGACAAgatgtatcttcattatggtTTCTCTGCAAACAG GAAGCATCCTTGTTGAACATCACCAATCAAGCTTGTAGTCTGTTCAGCCCATCTGAG GTTTCTTTGTTGGAGTGGGCtgatgatttggagttgttcaTTCTGAAAGGCTACGGTGATTCACTAAATTATCGAATGGGAGTGCCACTACTTGAGGATGTTATTCAATCAATGGAACAGGCAATTAAGGCAAAAGAAG AAGGATATGCTCCAGGTACCTATGAAAAAGCAAGAATGCGTTTTGCTCATGCAGAAACTCTCCTTCCCTTTTCATGCTTAATCGGGCTCTTTCTTGAAGAATCTG AGTTTGAACTGATACAAAGAGAGAAAAGCTTGGAACTCCCTCCTAAGCCTCCTAAAAATAGAAACTGGCGGGGAAGTATCGTGGCTCCTTTTGCTGGAAATAACATGTTAATCCTTTACAGCTGCCAATCGGATAACTCAAGCAAGTACTTTGTGCAAGTGCTACATAATGAACGCCCCATTGCATTGCCA GGTTGTAATGATTCAAGTTTTTGTCCACTCGAAGTATTTAAG GAAAGAATAGCTGCTCCTCACTTGAAACATGACTACAACATGCTTTGCAACATAAAGGAACAGGCACAAAATTCTGCTTCCA GAGAAAAGTTATATCTTGCTAGCAAATTAACAAAGAACGCTATGTCAGGTCTTGTAGCATTAGCAAGATGCATAAGTACACCAATGGcactaagatatggtacttcaggaccaagaagctcttcattttcttcttga